In Microcoleus sp. bin38.metabat.b11b12b14.051, a single genomic region encodes these proteins:
- a CDS encoding RNA polymerase sigma factor, RpoD/SigA family, with the protein MSTTTPKTKTVKADRMGTRPYSSTDTVRTYLHEIGRVPLLTREEEIVFGKQVQQMMKLIEAKQELTKEWQREPTQLEWAAEMELTEAELSRILQLGRRAKQKMIEANLRLVVAIAKKYQKRNMEFLDLIQEGTLGLERGVEKFDPMRGYKFSTYAYWWIRQAITRAIAQHARTIRLPIHITEKLNKIKKVQRELTQQLGRSPSPAEIATALELQPSQIREYLLMARHPVSLDLRVGDNQDTELQELLEDETASPDNYITSELLRQDLDTLISELTPQQRDVIVLRFGLEDGTEMSLAKVGERLNLSRERVRQLEHQALAHLRRRQSQVREYLAS; encoded by the coding sequence ATGTCCACCACCACCCCCAAAACCAAAACAGTGAAAGCCGATCGCATGGGCACCCGGCCATACTCCTCAACGGATACGGTTCGTACCTATCTGCACGAGATCGGTCGCGTACCGCTGCTCACCCGAGAAGAAGAGATTGTTTTCGGGAAGCAGGTACAGCAAATGATGAAATTAATCGAAGCAAAACAAGAACTTACCAAAGAATGGCAGCGGGAGCCGACTCAGCTAGAGTGGGCTGCGGAAATGGAGTTGACCGAAGCCGAACTGAGCCGGATATTGCAGTTAGGGCGGCGCGCCAAGCAAAAGATGATTGAAGCGAATTTGCGCCTAGTAGTGGCGATCGCCAAAAAATACCAGAAACGCAACATGGAATTCTTGGATTTAATTCAAGAAGGCACCCTCGGTTTAGAACGAGGAGTAGAAAAATTTGACCCGATGCGGGGATACAAATTTTCTACCTATGCTTACTGGTGGATTCGCCAAGCAATCACTCGCGCGATCGCCCAACACGCCCGCACCATTCGATTGCCAATTCACATCACCGAAAAACTCAACAAAATCAAAAAAGTGCAGCGGGAACTAACCCAGCAGTTGGGCCGTTCTCCCTCGCCTGCGGAAATTGCCACCGCCTTGGAACTGCAACCTTCCCAAATTCGGGAATACCTGCTGATGGCTAGACATCCAGTTTCTTTGGACTTGCGTGTAGGAGATAACCAAGATACCGAACTGCAAGAACTCTTAGAAGATGAAACCGCATCTCCAGACAACTACATTACCTCGGAATTGCTGCGGCAAGACCTCGATACTTTGATATCAGAACTTACCCCCCAGCAACGAGATGTGATCGTTCTGCGCTTCGGTTTGGAAGACGGCACCGAAATGTCTCTGGCGAAAGTCGGAGAACGGCTCAATCTCAGCCGGGAAAGGGTGCGGCAGCTAGAACATCAAGCCCTCGCCCACCTGCGGCGCCGCCAATCTCAAGTTCGAGAATACTTGGCTAGCTAG
- a CDS encoding ATP-binding protein: MINDKPLGSVIQGSLSKGLEVRLHADVSVEDMRVGKFLVVRGVRSHFFCMLTDVSLGTSSARILSNPPNPNDDFLLAVLAGSSTYGTIELAPMLMLTAEKEKSQAIFDPRGNGVPDKKLALGNLGSFEAQSGADMELLPVKTIPSHFSQVFDAKESDFRAVFGWEDDPYRCNFAIGKPIDMDVAVCLDLDRFVERSNGVFGKSGTGKSFLTRLLLSGIIRKQAAVNLIFDMHSEYGWEAVSEGKQFSTVKGLRQLFPDKIQIYTLDPESTKRRGVRDAQELFLSFDQIEVEDISLVQRELNLSEASIENAIILRNELGSGWINKLLDMSNEDIQMFCEEKRGNKSSIMALQRKLERLNDLKYIRQRCPKNYVTEVLQCLDSGKNVVIEFGSHSDLLSYMLAANVITRRIHASYVRKAEKFLMSKNPCDKPQPLVITIEEAHRFLDPAIVRSTIFGTIAREMRKYFVTLLIVDQRPSGIDGEVMSQVGTRITALLNDDKDIDAIFTGVSGGQSLRSVLAKLDSKQQALVLGHAVPMPVVVQTRPYDEQFYREIGDIDWQEMPDEQVFAEAEAAKMDLGF; encoded by the coding sequence ATGATTAATGACAAACCGTTAGGCTCTGTTATTCAAGGTTCCCTCAGCAAGGGATTAGAAGTGCGACTGCACGCCGATGTTTCGGTGGAAGATATGAGGGTGGGGAAATTTCTAGTAGTGCGGGGGGTACGATCGCACTTTTTCTGTATGCTCACCGATGTATCTCTCGGAACATCGAGCGCTCGCATTTTATCCAACCCTCCCAACCCCAACGACGATTTTCTCCTCGCAGTCCTCGCTGGTAGCAGCACCTACGGTACGATCGAGCTGGCGCCGATGTTGATGCTGACTGCGGAAAAAGAAAAATCTCAAGCAATCTTCGATCCGAGAGGTAACGGAGTCCCCGATAAAAAGTTAGCCTTAGGGAATTTGGGTTCGTTTGAGGCACAAAGTGGCGCTGATATGGAGCTGCTACCGGTTAAAACGATTCCCAGCCACTTTTCCCAGGTGTTTGATGCCAAAGAAAGTGATTTTCGGGCGGTTTTTGGCTGGGAAGATGACCCGTACCGTTGCAATTTTGCGATCGGGAAACCGATTGACATGGATGTGGCTGTGTGCTTGGATTTAGACCGATTTGTGGAACGCAGCAACGGAGTTTTTGGTAAGTCGGGAACCGGAAAATCTTTTTTGACGCGCTTGCTGTTGTCGGGAATTATTCGCAAGCAAGCTGCTGTCAATCTAATTTTTGATATGCACTCGGAGTACGGCTGGGAAGCAGTTTCGGAAGGGAAACAATTTAGCACTGTTAAAGGTTTGCGACAGTTGTTTCCAGATAAAATACAGATTTATACGCTCGATCCAGAATCTACTAAACGCCGGGGCGTCCGTGATGCTCAAGAGTTGTTTTTGAGTTTCGATCAAATTGAAGTGGAAGATATCTCGCTGGTGCAGCGGGAGTTGAATTTGTCGGAAGCTAGTATCGAAAATGCAATTATTTTGCGAAATGAGTTGGGTAGCGGTTGGATAAATAAGTTGCTGGACATGAGTAACGAAGATATCCAAATGTTCTGTGAAGAAAAGCGCGGGAATAAATCTTCGATCATGGCCTTGCAGCGAAAGCTAGAGCGTTTGAATGATTTAAAATACATTCGACAACGCTGTCCCAAAAATTATGTAACTGAAGTTTTGCAGTGTTTGGATAGTGGAAAAAATGTAGTAATTGAGTTCGGTTCGCACTCGGATTTGCTGTCATATATGTTAGCAGCAAATGTGATTACTCGCCGCATTCACGCATCTTACGTGCGGAAAGCTGAAAAGTTTTTGATGAGCAAAAATCCGTGCGACAAGCCACAACCGTTAGTGATTACCATTGAGGAAGCCCACCGCTTTCTCGATCCGGCGATCGTCCGATCGACTATTTTCGGCACGATCGCCCGGGAAATGCGAAAATACTTCGTAACTCTGCTGATTGTAGACCAGCGTCCCTCCGGTATCGACGGCGAGGTGATGTCGCAAGTCGGTACGCGGATCACAGCTTTGCTAAACGACGATAAAGATATCGATGCTATCTTTACGGGGGTTTCTGGAGGCCAGAGTTTGCGATCGGTTTTGGCCAAACTCGACTCGAAACAGCAAGCTTTAGTTTTGGGGCACGCGGTACCGATGCCGGTAGTTGTGCAAACTCGTCCCTACGACGAGCAATTCTACAGGGAAATCGGGGATATTGACTGGCAAGAAATGCCCGACGAACAAGTGTTTGCCGAGGCAGAAGCTGCTAAAATGGATTTGGGATTTTAG
- a CDS encoding pentapeptide repeat-containing protein: MNVGDFLHRLDLRGQPLKGTNLGGAELRGANLRGTDLRETNLSNAILKYADLIEADLTRANLSGADLAESFLNLANLTRADLSGAILREATLVGAELTGANLKGASLIKANLVGANLQEANLTRANLSGADLRGSQMTDAILDKAVYNNRTIFPEGIDPGAKGAILLAPNASLPGLNLIMVDLTGADLKGADLRRTNLYKAILFGAKLDRANLAGANLSGADLREATLSGTILEKAVYSNTTLFSEGIDPRLGGAYLIAPNVLLQGVNLTGADLNGSDLSGANLSNSNLSSVNLKNVDLSRASLKKAYLKGANLEGTDLRGADLSGAILHQVNMSSADLRGVDLTRADLSGANLSDADLRETDFTGATLLFANLSGADLRGVDLTKADLSGAKLNEADLRKADLMRVNLEGADLTEADLSDAHLFRVNLRGANLKGANLKGASLKGVSLTDAYLSETDLTDVELSPSFFELPLESEW; encoded by the coding sequence ATGAATGTTGGTGACTTTCTGCACCGGCTCGACCTCAGGGGACAACCGCTTAAAGGCACCAACCTCGGCGGTGCAGAACTCCGGGGAGCAAACCTCAGGGGAACAGACCTCCGAGAAACCAACCTCAGTAACGCTATTCTCAAGTATGCAGATTTGATCGAAGCCGACCTCACCCGCGCTAATCTCAGCGGTGCAGATTTAGCTGAGTCGTTTCTGAATCTAGCCAACCTCACCAGAGCCGATTTGAGCGGTGCTATCCTCCGAGAAGCTACTTTGGTAGGAGCAGAACTCACGGGAGCAAACCTCAAAGGCGCAAGTTTGATCAAGGCTAATTTAGTGGGAGCAAATCTCCAAGAAGCTAACTTAACCAGAGCCAACCTCAGCGGAGCGGATTTGCGCGGTTCTCAAATGACCGACGCCATTTTAGACAAAGCTGTCTACAACAACCGCACAATCTTTCCCGAGGGTATTGATCCAGGCGCAAAGGGAGCAATTTTGCTAGCTCCCAACGCCTCGCTCCCGGGATTAAATCTGATTATGGTAGATTTGACCGGAGCGGATTTAAAGGGAGCCGATTTGCGGCGCACCAACTTATACAAAGCTATTTTATTTGGAGCAAAGCTCGATCGGGCAAACTTAGCAGGAGCCAACCTCAGCGGAGCCGACTTGAGAGAAGCCACTTTGAGCGGCACCATTTTAGAAAAAGCTGTTTACAGCAATACAACCTTGTTTTCAGAAGGCATTGACCCCCGTCTCGGCGGAGCTTATTTAATTGCTCCCAATGTATTGTTGCAAGGGGTAAACTTAACCGGAGCCGACTTAAACGGGTCAGATTTAAGCGGAGCTAATTTGAGCAATTCTAACTTAAGTTCGGTCAATCTCAAAAATGTAGACCTCAGCAGAGCCAGCTTAAAAAAAGCTTACCTCAAAGGTGCAAATTTGGAAGGAACAGATTTGAGAGGAGCCGATTTAAGCGGCGCAATTTTGCACCAAGTAAACATGAGTTCTGCCGACTTGAGGGGTGTAGACTTAACCAGGGCTGACCTCAGCGGCGCTAATTTGAGCGATGCCGATTTGAGGGAAACAGATTTCACCGGAGCTACTTTGCTGTTCGCTAACTTGAGCGGCGCCGACTTGAGAGGTGTAGACTTGACAAAAGCTGACCTCAGCGGTGCTAAGTTAAACGAAGCTGACCTCAGAAAAGCAGATTTGATGAGAGTAAATTTGGAGGGAGCAGATTTAACTGAAGCAGACTTAAGCGACGCTCATTTATTCCGAGTTAATCTCAGAGGTGCTAACCTAAAAGGTGCAAACCTCAAAGGCGCAAGTTTAAAAGGGGTATCTTTGACCGATGCTTATTTGAGCGAAACAGATTTGACCGATGTAGAGCTGAGTCCGAGTTTCTTTGAACTGCCATTAGAATCGGAATGGTAA